The nucleotide window AAGGTGTTGTTTATAAAAAAGAATAACATTAAATCAGGAAATACTTACAAAAAAATTTATTGATTTAAAAAAAAATTATTGGTTTAGGAAAAAAATCGGGTCGGTGATTTGTAATGGATGTTGATCTAGAAAGTCTGAAAAAACATGAAGAATGGAATGAAAGCTATTATTTTAATTTTCATGATAAAAATAACGATTTGACCGCCTTTATGCGTATAGGGAACAAGGTCAATAAAAATGAAAAATCAATGTTCTTCTTTATAATGTCTCCCCAGCAGATAGCTGGTATTAAATTAGAAACACCCTGTGATGATAATCCACTTGAAATCGCCGGTTTGGATTACCAGGAGCTTGAGTCAGGTAAATGGAGACTTAAATACAATGGTTCCATTTTTGACCCAAGAGGAGAAGTTCCCCATGAATTCAAGGTTAAGATGGATGTAACCTGGGAAGCTTTAAACCCAGTTATGGATTATGTGGAATGTGTTGATGAAAAACAGACTGAAATGTCATCTAGTGTAGCCTCAGAACATTATGAACAGTTTGGGAAGGCATTGGGAAAAGTTGAAGTTGATGGAGAGGTATTTGAAATTGAAGCACTGGGTGAAAGAGACCTGAGCCGTGGGGTAAGGGAATGGGGATCTCCCAAGATGTGGATGTGGATAAACTCCGAGTTTTCTGATGAAGCTGCTTTTAACATAACCAAACTCTCAGTTGATGAGGGAGATATAGACGCAGGATACTTCTACACCGGTTCAGCTAACCAGCCACTAACAAAATCAGACATAGATCTAAAATTCAATAATGGAATCCCATCCACGTTTAAAATGAACTTATTTGACAAAAAAGGTTCCCATTATTCAGTTGATGGGGAAGTTATCCGATTTGGAATGGTTCCCGTTGATGAGAAGATGATTCTCATAGAAACTATTTCCAAATATGATTGGGATGGTAAGGAAGGTTACGGTGTGGCTGAATTTTTAGTGGGCAAACCATAAGTTGATTAAATATAACCATTTGTTGATGGATAAGGGTGGGATTCCCACCCAGTACTGTTCTTTTAAACAGCCATGGAATTATTTTAATTGAATTTGTAATAGTTGGCCCTAATCCATTGGACCGGCATAGGTTGCAAAGAATCCATCCGTATCTGCATATACTGGTTTGAATCCCTGTTTTTCAGAGTCTTTCATGGTTTTTTTCAGATAATCTCTTCCCCAGGCAGTTATGGATTCTGAACATTTCAAGCTATACCACCTGAATGTACTGTGATTGTATAGTCCATAGAATGTGTTGGCCAGTCGTTTAAGGGCTTCCTGTTGATTGTTCAGGACACTGATCTGGTAATCATCATGGGATTCTTTCATTTGAGATTTGATTTTTATCCGATCCTGGAGTATCTGGCCAATGGCGGATGGAATAAAACCCACTGGTTCTTTAAGGAATTTGTGACCGTACTCCGGTGAGATATGACAATCATCCCCGCTGGTTAGGCTGTCCGGGGAAATGTTCTTGGAAATTATTATACTGGGGTACAGGCTTCTAAAATCAAAGTAAACAATATTCTCGTGCAAGCCATTCACTGGTTCTTTAACATAACCCCCCACCACATGCTTACCTTCCCGCTGGATTAATTGATCAGGAGATGGTTTATTCGGCACTAAATATCCCCATTCAAATGATTTTCTTATTAAGTACCACTCAACCAGTCGTCCTGATGCCATGCGGGCTGTATCAAACAATGGCTGACCCACAATACGGGTTAATTCAGTGCTGAGGGGTAGCATCCTCTCCCCTATCCTGGTAACTGCCACTGCATCGTGCAGGGAGTAATGGAATAGTGTTTCCAGTCTTCTACCCCCTTCATCCCAGTAAAGGTAGATCTTATCTCCGGGGATGTCCAGTTTCTCCTCCCCAAATAGTTCCAGGTAAACATGCTCCAGGGTGTGACGGGCCAGATGCATATAACGGCGGATATTGGAGTAAAGGTCAATGTGAACCCTGCCCCTGATCATGGTGGAGTTGCTGAACCCTATCCGGGTGAACTTGGGTGAGGATCCGTCTATTCCCAGCTTGAGAGGCACCCCTAGTTTAGCTGCCCGGTCACGGATATAGGGGAAGTCGAATGAATCGGAATTGTAGCCCAGGATGATGTCCGGGTTTTCTGATTGCACAGTTTCCACGAATTTCTCCAGTAATTCCTTTTCATGAGCTACTAATTCCACAAAGTCAAGGGGTGAACCATTGGGGTCAGATGAATCAGGAGTATTTTTGGTGGATAAAACTTTCCTGAAGCCCTGGTTACTGGAGAAACTAATCATGATAATGGGATCCAGGTCCGATTGGGGCATGCCCCGGGGGTTGTAGACTTCAATATCAAAACTCAAAACTGTGAATTCGGGTAAACCGGACTCCAGGGGGGTGGGAGATTTTTCCACCTGGAAAATGCAGGGTTTTTGTATGGAATTACAATCTCCTGTTTTGGGTGGTACTTGTGACTTTCGTGACCCCTGTATTCCCTGTGAAGATCTGTGAGAATTTAAGATATTAGCCTGAACCTCCACCACCTTAAGAGGAAATAATCCTTTATCTATGAGGTATCTACGGTAAAATGGAATATCATGCTCCCTGATTTCCTTCACAGACTTCAAATTCAAGATTTTATCCCGGAGTTTGGGGATATCTTGGGGATGTTTGAAGGTCACCTTCAGGAATTCTTTCAATTCTCCCCTATCATTTTTACTCACTTTTTCCACTGATAGAATTTTTAATCCACTTAACTGACGAGTGCAGTCATCCAGGTGGGAATGATCAGAATGAATTACATAGATGTAAGGTCTGAAGCTCTTATCCAGAACTATGATATGTCCTTCTTCATTTTCTCCCATGAGCTTTCCAAAAAGTCTTATAACTGGTTCCTGATTTCTGGTTATGTAATCAATGTCCAGGAGAACGAATTTTTTAGTTATTATAGGGCTTCACTTCCCATCATAGAGCTTACTTTTTTAAGATCCACTAACACCTTGATGAATTTACTGTGATGGATGAATGTCAAGGCAGTTGAGGTAGAGGGAGTGGGAAGTAATGCATATTTACCACAAGCTTTAAAATTTCCTTATAAAAAAAGTAAGGATTTGAGGAGATTATATAAAAAATTAGACATTTTAAACTGTTACCAATAAGAATACAACTGTATTAAACTGGAATTAGTCTGAAACTACAACTGCATTAAAACTGAAACTAGTTTAAAAACTACAACTGCACTGAAACCGTGACTAGTTTAAAACTGCAACTGGTTTATGCTCTGAATAGTGGAGCATAAAAAAGTAACAGTCCCTTTCTCTTTTTCAGTATCCCTGATAAGTTTTAGGGCAGTTTGTCTCCAGAGTTCCTCAGGATTTCCCTGTTCAACACCAGCAGAGCGTATCCTTTCCCCATCCTCCCATTGGAGTTGATCCGGTGGGGATATGTCTTTAAGCCATAAATCGACTTGAGCTTCTTCTCTGGATAAGTTTTCAGGCCAGGATTCATCAATTAAGATTCTGAATCCATCTTCTTCATGGGGGAGTTCGTATATTCCTTTTATTCTTAACATACACATCACTTAAAACTGATTTAATTTATCATGATAAAACATGATAATCAATTTAACATTATTAATCATTACATATAAAATTAACTGCAATTCCATCACAAAATCAACAAGAAATGGATCCCAAGTCCAGATGTAAGTAATTTTTTCACATTGATCATGTGAGTTTTTCCAGATGAGTATCTCACTGGAGGACCTTAGTAAAATTAAAAACGAATCCTATCCTCATTTTTGGGTATTCCATTTTTTACCTTAACCCATTGTTTATCCTGACATAATTCGTATTCCCCAAAACAACAGGGAACACCCCGGGCAGTGGTTGCATCAGGACCATCCATGAGGTGGAAATGAAGGTGAGGGGCTGTTGAGTTACCGGAATGACCCACATTCCCGATGAGAGTGCCTGATTCGATTCTATCACCCTTTTTCACCTTTACAGAACCAGTTTTCATATGACCGAGAAATGCCCATATTCCATCCCATATTTGGTCACATTGAATTATAACGAAATTGCCCCCAATATCCTGGATGTTATGTTTGTGGGGGTCAAAAAACCAGGCATTCCTGAAGGCCACTGAAATATCACGGAGTGGCTGTACAGGGTCGCGTTCAGGGTATCCGTCAAGGGCTTCAACTACCCTGCCAGAAATAGGTGCGTAAATCGGTTTTCCATAGGAGTAACAGTCCTTCAAATGCACCCTACCTAGAATATGATCTAAATTGTTTTTCCTGTGGAATTTAACATGTTTTTGGGTCCAGTCAACCTGCATGAGGTCGTAGGCATAGGTTGTTGCAAAAGAATGGGTACCATGACTGGGAATTTTTGTACCAGGACTATTTAAGACCATCCACTCACCCTTAACAGGAAATTTTATGGGTATAGGTTCCATATTATTCATATCTTTCTCTTTTT belongs to uncultured Methanobacterium sp. and includes:
- a CDS encoding DNA-directed DNA polymerase codes for the protein MITKKFVLLDIDYITRNQEPVIRLFGKLMGENEEGHIIVLDKSFRPYIYVIHSDHSHLDDCTRQLSGLKILSVEKVSKNDRGELKEFLKVTFKHPQDIPKLRDKILNLKSVKEIREHDIPFYRRYLIDKGLFPLKVVEVQANILNSHRSSQGIQGSRKSQVPPKTGDCNSIQKPCIFQVEKSPTPLESGLPEFTVLSFDIEVYNPRGMPQSDLDPIIMISFSSNQGFRKVLSTKNTPDSSDPNGSPLDFVELVAHEKELLEKFVETVQSENPDIILGYNSDSFDFPYIRDRAAKLGVPLKLGIDGSSPKFTRIGFSNSTMIRGRVHIDLYSNIRRYMHLARHTLEHVYLELFGEEKLDIPGDKIYLYWDEGGRRLETLFHYSLHDAVAVTRIGERMLPLSTELTRIVGQPLFDTARMASGRLVEWYLIRKSFEWGYLVPNKPSPDQLIQREGKHVVGGYVKEPVNGLHENIVYFDFRSLYPSIIISKNISPDSLTSGDDCHISPEYGHKFLKEPVGFIPSAIGQILQDRIKIKSQMKESHDDYQISVLNNQQEALKRLANTFYGLYNHSTFRWYSLKCSESITAWGRDYLKKTMKDSEKQGFKPVYADTDGFFATYAGPMD
- a CDS encoding M23 family metallopeptidase, which codes for MNNMEPIPIKFPVKGEWMVLNSPGTKIPSHGTHSFATTYAYDLMQVDWTQKHVKFHRKNNLDHILGRVHLKDCYSYGKPIYAPISGRVVEALDGYPERDPVQPLRDISVAFRNAWFFDPHKHNIQDIGGNFVIIQCDQIWDGIWAFLGHMKTGSVKVKKGDRIESGTLIGNVGHSGNSTAPHLHFHLMDGPDATTARGVPCCFGEYELCQDKQWVKVKNGIPKNEDRIRF
- a CDS encoding DUF488 family protein, with the translated sequence MLRIKGIYELPHEEDGFRILIDESWPENLSREEAQVDLWLKDISPPDQLQWEDGERIRSAGVEQGNPEELWRQTALKLIRDTEKEKGTVTFLCSTIQSINQLQF